AATATTTAGTTACAAAATAACTGCACTTGCTTTATCATGAGCTACCTTGAGAGAACTGCTCCATACCAGTTTCATATCACCTTCAACTGCAACATGATGATGCTACTGGTACTATTTACAGTCACAGGTTTACCTATTTAACATTAGCATTTAGCATTAGCGAATGTTGTAGCGATCATGTGCTACAGTTGCAGAAAGGCCACACGACCTCCACCTGATTCCACTCTTACAGTGATTGTCATTTGTGTACTTTTTACACACTGCGTTAACTCTGTTTTAAGCTCAGTAAAACATATGATCATTTGCTCAGTCTGGGAGAATAACCAATCCCAATCGCACTGCAGACAGCAACAGCACAAAATTAGCACTAAGACATAAATGTTAGCAAGGACTTACGGATTTGAGTGTGGCATTAAAACATGATCAAGCATGTGACCAAGAGAGGGAGGTTTGTGCATGTGGTAGTCGGCCAACAAAGAAGACACGGGCTTGCATTAGTCCGTTAGGCTTAGTGCACTACACCTTAGGGTAATGACCTTTGGTTTTAACAGCTTTTGATTGGCCAAAAGAAGCTTTGTTGTCATCAAGATTGATAGGCCATCACATACTGAATGGAAAGGCTTGTGGTACAAATACAGGTGAGAGGCACAGCCTCATCACTTGCGACGACACTTGGTAACTTGCAGAGGGAAAGGAGGACTGAGAGGGAACTTCCTACATTTAAGGTAAGTTGGGGTTCTCAAAGGCCGATTGATTGGCAGAGTTGATATTGGTGGGACATTTGCTGAGGAACTTTAGTGACAgggatttgtgtttgtgcaagCTTAAATTAGGCTTGCACCATTCGTGTGGGACCTCACACTCAATGTTGGGTTAAGAAGCTTTGACCCATatacaagaagaaaacatggGCCCATCTCGCAGCACAGATATGTTAGTTTGTGCCTTTGAAGTGTGCCCATTCGTGGAAAATTATGGCCTGACTGAAAATGAGTTCCAGACAAAATGTGGAGAGAATCAAAAATCTAAACACGCACCAGATGGCAGCTGACAAAAATCAAATAGAGGCTTGACATGATGGTGGATAGAATATCATAGACACAACTTGTGAATTTGGCCctttctccttttattttttggtctgtcTTCTTTAAATCGGGTTCAATGTTTCAGGCACCGTGCACCTCACTTTTCCTGCTTTACCCCATTCGTGATAGTGTAGTTGTCCTTATCCTGAACTATCATACCTATCTACTATCTCTCCTCTTCAATGCATAGCTCAAAGGTGTGTGAGCTTGTATTTAAGCATAAAGTCTGCACATCTATATGCATCAGCTGTACAAAACCAAAGTGCACAAGAGTTTTGTGGTGTACACCTCTTTTAACTGACATGCAAAGTCTTCAAGTCAGAACTTTAAGGCTGTCCTAATGCAATTAAAGCTGACCCGAGGCTACGTCCTGTCTTAAGAGCTTTACCTGTCGCTAGCAGACAGATTACTGACCCAGAAAGACCAGTCGTCTTTGATCTGTTTGAAATCCAATTACATTTGTTGTGGCCTACTTTGAGTCCCTGTTTGCATTTTTGAACACTAACTCAACTGTTGAAGTTGCAATTGTGATAATGATAGGTTCTACCAAAAGAGTTATTTAGTAGAATTACAAATGAGACACATTCCCAAGTACAAACAGTTGTGTGGGCCACCAGTTACAGTATTTCTCTCATTCCGAATTCCCCAATCAAGATATTATCTTGTGTGATCTTTTTTGCCTGGGATATGGAGTGTTCAAATTACACCATCCACaataatatttctttttctccctttctATTATAGACTGGATAGTAAAATGGCACTCCCCTTGGGTCTTCTCTGCATCTTGTGCTTTGTTGGTTCAGTTATCAGCCAAGACATGACCTACGAAGAATATATGGCCCAGATCCAAGCCTGCCCTCAAGAGTGTACCTGTCCCCCCAACTTCCCCCGTGCCATCTACTGTGACAATAAAGGTCTAAAGAGCATCCCCAAAATCCCTACAAATACCTGGTATCTCTACTTGCAGAACAATTTAATAGAAGTGCTGTCAGCTGATGCCCTGCGTAATGCCACACAGCTCCGCTGGTTGAACCTAAACCGCAACAAAATCACAAGTGAAGGAGTGGAAGAAGGTGTGCTGAATGCAATGCCTCACCTCGTGCACCTGTATATGGACGACAACCTCTTGTCTTCTGTGCCATCGCAGCTGCCAGCCAGCCTAGAGCATCTACGAGTCTCTCGCAATCGTATCTCCAAGATCCCTGCCGGAGTCTTCATTGGTCTGGATAAGCTAAACCTCCTGGACCTCCAGGGAAACAAGCTCATGGATGATGCGGTGACTGAGGTGAGCCTGAAGGGTCTGAACAATCTGGTGCAAATCAACCTGGCCAAGAACCAGCTGACGAGCATGCCTCTAGGGTTACCTCCCACCATGACACAGCTTTTCCTTGATGGCAACAACATCGAGAAGATCCCAATTGGCTATTTTAAAGGTTTGCCTAAAGTGGCATTTCTGAGGCTCAATCACAACAAACTTGGCAGCAGTGGAGttccaaaaaatgtgtttaatgtctCCAGTATTTTGGACTtgcaactgtcccataaccagCTGACTGAGGTGCCCGTCATTCCCGCAGGCCTTGAACATCTTCTCCTGGACCACAACATGATCAAAAGTAAGTCTGTGGCATTTTCCCCAAAACATTGATTACTGTTTCTGTTGTTGAACGGAATTGGGTTTCACAGCGGTCTTCTGAGATGGTATTATAAGCCTTGTGACCTTGATTCCCCTTTGGTTTTCTACAGGCGTAAATGGCTCCAACATCTGTCCCGTCTCAGTCGACACCATTGATGACTCTGTCAATGAAAGTGTTCCTCGATTGCGCTACCTCAGACTGGACGGCAATGAGATTAAGCCGCCCATTTCGAGGGACATCATCCTCTGCTTCCGTCTCCTTACGTCCATCGTCATctaagaaaagaaaggaaaatcaAATCAAGCAAGCAACGTGGATGCTGGTGTGGGAAAACAGGACACTTGTGAAACCATAGATTGGATACGTTGACGTGATAAATATTTGCATGTTTGTGAAACTATGTGACACCAGTTGGCatcaacttgtttttattgttgtgtctCAAGAAAAAGCTCATGTCGCAGTTCCAGGAAACTTCTTTTCCTTTAGGAAGTGACAGATTAGATCATTTATCCGAGGCTGAAATCTGCTGACCACTTGTGCCTTATGCTGTTAACAACTGCGAGAAGAGTTGTGAACCAAAGTCTAGTGTAAAATAGCATGAAAgtgacacagggagaaaatCTCTATTCATGGCatgtggatatatatatatatattttttgtttttgttgtgtgggAGACCTTCTTGTATGCAGGGAATTGTGGGTATGAGAGGGATTTTTTAGTTATATCTGTAGACTTGGTCTTGTGTTCTTAACTTTAGACAGAGACTAAGTTCTACAAgcatgtacatgtactgtaggtaatttattttttatttaaattcgtTTGAGTAAAAGGTCATTATTCTACACATACAAAGGCCAACACTCTTTTCCATTCCTGATTCAAATGAGCAGGATAAGGATAAGCAAGAGATGAAAATGTACTCGTCTTCAATTTGAATAAAGTTTGagaaaaattcaaaatgtgtgctTCTGTCTTGTTTGCACATATCATATAAATAAGGCATAGAGCATAGAAAATTAGACAATGATGCTTCCTTCTTGGACAACTCTGATGATAATTACTATGAAATAACATGGACAAGCCATTTTGCTCCTGATAAGGCTCGGTGTAATAATACCAAATGAATTCTCAGACTTGGTACAATGCACTCTGTCATACACAGTGGGTATCATTCATTGCGTCAAGGCAttcgggggaaaaaaatataaatcccAGCTTGTGTGGCAGGTGCAGAACAATTTTGGGGCAGTTTCTTTCCCCTCACTCATCAAAGGGTTTAAAGTTACCAtaggagtgagagggagaggtggGCAGATTGAGACGGAGTTGTTGGGGCCAACTGTGACCCACTTTACACAGTGAAGCTAGCCACGAGCTTCCTGTCTGTCCTATTCCAGTCTTTTATCAATGGACACTTATAACCGACAGTCTCATTGCTAGATAAAAAAGAACCACGTGCCTCGCTCTAAGCCCAGATCCCACAAGCTATTCCACAACGGTGCAAAAAAGAGGGAGCAGCTTCGACCAAGAGGGAGGGCAGAGGCCTTCCTCCAAGCTGGGACTTCCTCTCAGCACCATGCTAACACAGGCTCCTCACAGAGATCCCATTGTGTTCAAGGGCCCAGTGGATCCCCCCCATACATGAAAGCAACACATGCCAAAGTTTCACACCGGGAAAAGCCTTACAAATATCCCAAGCTGATTGAGCCACACTCaatctaaaaaaataaaggatacTCTTGTAGGGGATTTAAAGGTTAGTAAGTCACtgaggctggggggggggggttctctctgtgtctggtgtctgtgtgtgtttgacaaggCCGTGCATGCGGGTGCTCAGTGCAGGGTGGGTGCACTCCCAGTCACCAAAAGCAATCTGCTCAGGTCCAATCAGTCTCAGTGCCTACCTTCACACATAAACGGCAGGGCACTCAGGTCTGCCAGAGCACGcagacctgcacacacacacacacacacacctttcacacacttcacacacatacCCTCCCTCTTCAAGGCACCCTGTGCGACCTCTCACCATTGGCCAAGTCCCGGAGCCCTCAGCATCTCCATCACGGCTGACGGGACCATTCGGGAAAGCAGGAGACAGAGGTAAGTGTTCCTGGAGCG
This Solea solea chromosome 3, fSolSol10.1, whole genome shotgun sequence DNA region includes the following protein-coding sequences:
- the kera gene encoding keratocan; the protein is MALPLGLLCILCFVGSVISQDMTYEEYMAQIQACPQECTCPPNFPRAIYCDNKGLKSIPKIPTNTWYLYLQNNLIEVLSADALRNATQLRWLNLNRNKITSEGVEEGVLNAMPHLVHLYMDDNLLSSVPSQLPASLEHLRVSRNRISKIPAGVFIGLDKLNLLDLQGNKLMDDAVTEVSLKGLNNLVQINLAKNQLTSMPLGLPPTMTQLFLDGNNIEKIPIGYFKGLPKVAFLRLNHNKLGSSGVPKNVFNVSSILDLQLSHNQLTEVPVIPAGLEHLLLDHNMIKSVNGSNICPVSVDTIDDSVNESVPRLRYLRLDGNEIKPPISRDIILCFRLLTSIVI